A stretch of Paludisphaera borealis DNA encodes these proteins:
- a CDS encoding S53 family peptidase, translating into MIRHRTPSAPSLRPRRTRRIARLCVESLETRALLSTIDTLGTILPAVASVIAAEGWNSPGGQPTGAVTNTKPVATALTPSQILTAYGFSKSATAGAGTTIAIVDAYNDPNIKADLATFDATYGLAAASLTVVNQQGQTTNLPATSPDWSLEIALDVEWAHTVAPAAKIVLVEASSTSASDLMTAVQTGARMANVVSMSWGGSEWSGQKAYDTAAYFANPNVTFVAASGDDGGAYGAEWPASSPDVVAVGGTTLSVSSSGTYLGETAWSASGSWWTGYSGSTGGVSAVETLPSYQSSALGSNYATGRVVPDVSMDANPNTGVSVYSSVPGLSQSGWFQVGGTSAGSPIWAGLVATSDQARAASGMSALSSTQTLSLLYSQYGTTASKATTYAADFHDVTSGVNFAGYATTGYDRVTGLGSPIASAIVAAASKYAKTTITTPTTPTQTVIRVRLLVHRHDETETTTSNTSVTASVVVVAAPSPTNIATLTGASDAVGAQALTSTTAAVASDAAGRALPNQAVAAATESLAIASPVGQEALTVSNKSGVAPGATTEPAAAPVRGDFFSPPILDPTTPIEVWDEALAGFKDEDVDGLAKPQPFIPWSAYEEVEDDLSDAGPCLLGAVGVAAVFWMSWNRRLGQRDDDRRFRPSVFPTPSDN; encoded by the coding sequence ATGATACGTCATCGAACCCCCAGCGCCCCGTCTCTCCGCCCGCGCCGGACGCGTCGTATCGCCCGCCTCTGCGTGGAATCGCTCGAAACCCGCGCCTTGCTCTCGACGATCGATACGCTCGGAACCATTCTGCCGGCCGTCGCCTCGGTCATCGCCGCCGAGGGATGGAATAGCCCCGGCGGACAGCCGACCGGAGCGGTGACCAACACCAAGCCTGTCGCAACAGCGCTGACGCCATCGCAGATTTTGACCGCTTACGGCTTCAGCAAGTCGGCCACGGCGGGCGCCGGAACGACGATCGCCATCGTCGACGCGTACAACGACCCCAATATCAAGGCCGACCTCGCGACGTTCGACGCCACGTACGGACTCGCCGCGGCTTCGCTGACGGTTGTGAATCAGCAGGGCCAGACGACGAACCTGCCTGCCACGAGCCCGGATTGGTCGCTCGAAATCGCGTTGGACGTCGAGTGGGCGCACACCGTCGCTCCGGCGGCGAAGATCGTGCTCGTAGAAGCCTCGTCGACGAGCGCCTCGGACCTTATGACGGCCGTCCAGACCGGGGCCAGAATGGCCAACGTCGTCTCGATGAGCTGGGGAGGCAGTGAGTGGTCGGGGCAGAAGGCTTACGACACCGCCGCTTACTTCGCCAATCCGAACGTGACCTTCGTGGCGGCCTCGGGCGACGACGGCGGCGCCTATGGAGCCGAATGGCCGGCGAGCTCGCCGGACGTCGTGGCCGTCGGCGGCACCACGCTTTCGGTCTCCTCCTCGGGAACCTATCTCGGCGAGACCGCCTGGAGCGCCTCGGGCTCGTGGTGGACAGGTTACTCCGGCAGCACCGGCGGCGTGAGCGCCGTCGAGACGTTGCCCTCGTATCAGTCGTCGGCCCTGGGATCGAATTACGCGACCGGTCGAGTCGTCCCCGACGTCTCGATGGACGCCAATCCCAACACCGGCGTCTCGGTCTACAGCTCGGTGCCGGGGCTGAGTCAGTCGGGATGGTTCCAGGTCGGCGGCACCAGCGCCGGCTCTCCGATCTGGGCGGGGTTGGTGGCGACTTCCGACCAGGCCCGCGCGGCTTCCGGGATGAGCGCGCTCAGCTCGACTCAGACCTTGAGCCTGTTGTACAGCCAATACGGCACGACCGCGTCAAAGGCGACGACCTACGCGGCGGACTTCCACGACGTCACCAGCGGCGTGAACTTCGCCGGCTATGCAACGACCGGTTACGATAGGGTCACCGGCCTGGGATCGCCCATCGCCAGCGCGATCGTCGCGGCGGCATCGAAGTACGCCAAGACGACGATCACCACGCCCACCACGCCGACCCAAACTGTGATTCGCGTACGACTCCTCGTTCATCGCCATGACGAGACCGAAACGACGACCAGCAATACGAGCGTCACAGCCTCGGTCGTCGTGGTCGCGGCCCCGAGCCCGACGAACATCGCCACGCTGACCGGCGCGTCGGACGCGGTCGGCGCCCAGGCGCTGACCTCCACGACCGCCGCCGTCGCCTCGGACGCGGCCGGTCGAGCCCTGCCGAACCAGGCCGTGGCGGCGGCGACCGAATCGCTCGCCATCGCCTCGCCGGTCGGCCAGGAGGCTCTGACCGTCTCTAACAAGTCGGGAGTCGCTCCCGGCGCGACCACCGAACCCGCGGCTGCTCCCGTTCGCGGCGACTTCTTCTCGCCGCCGATCCTCGATCCGACGACCCCTATCGAGGTCTGGGACGAGGCCCTCGCCGGCTTCAAGGACGAGGACGTCGACGGCCTGGCCAAACCGCAACCGTTCATTCCTTGGTCGGCCTACGAGGAGGTCGAGGACGACTTGTCCGACGCCGGGCCCTGCCTGCTCGGGGCCGTGGGAGTCGCCGCCGTCTTCTGGATGAGCTGGAACCGTCGTCTGGGCCAGCGGGACGACGATCGTCGGTTCCGCCCGTCCGTCTTCCCAACGCCGTCCGATAACTGA
- a CDS encoding efflux RND transporter periplasmic adaptor subunit, which translates to MQAIRLSPLLVGVLLSTTLSGCARRTPRPAPAEPSAIPVSKPITRQITDYVDFTGRTEAVQSVDIRPRTTGYLVKMPFTEGSDVKAGDLLFEIDPRPYQAQLDQAQGQVNLYQAQLKLARTTYARDRAINRITPNAVSDQQLDQDVAALDEADARVKAYEKNMEVYRLNHEFTRVVSPIAGMISRYYLTLGNLVNQDQTLLTTIVSLDPMYAYFDLDEPTMLRIRRAINEGRLKSRASGIRLPLYMGLQGEPGYPHEGEIDFVNNQLNPTTGSILVRGVFANPKPQTGVRLLSPGMFVRIRLPIGQPHPAVLVIDRAISSDQGIKYVYVVDEKNVAQYRKVTTGSLQDDGLRVITSGLTADEWVVVGGLQQVQPKTAVKPEPMAMPSLDSTESAENPPSAVEEPAPSEKAKPDPKEKAKPAPKEEAREPARSGAQAGRP; encoded by the coding sequence ATGCAGGCAATCAGGTTGAGTCCGCTTTTGGTCGGCGTCCTGTTGTCCACGACCTTGAGCGGATGCGCGCGTCGGACGCCCCGGCCGGCCCCGGCCGAGCCCTCCGCCATCCCCGTGAGCAAGCCGATCACGCGGCAAATCACCGACTACGTCGATTTCACGGGACGGACCGAGGCCGTCCAGTCGGTCGACATCCGGCCGCGAACCACCGGCTACCTCGTGAAGATGCCGTTCACCGAGGGCTCGGACGTCAAGGCCGGCGACCTCCTGTTCGAGATCGACCCCCGGCCCTATCAGGCTCAGCTCGACCAGGCGCAGGGCCAGGTCAACCTTTACCAGGCGCAGCTCAAGCTAGCCCGCACCACGTATGCACGCGACCGCGCCATCAATCGAATTACGCCCAACGCGGTCAGCGACCAGCAGCTCGACCAGGACGTCGCGGCGCTCGACGAGGCCGACGCCCGCGTGAAAGCCTACGAGAAGAACATGGAGGTCTACCGCCTGAACCACGAGTTCACGCGGGTGGTCTCGCCGATCGCCGGCATGATCAGCCGGTATTACCTGACCCTCGGAAACCTCGTCAATCAGGACCAGACCCTGCTGACGACGATCGTTTCGCTCGACCCGATGTACGCCTACTTCGACCTCGACGAGCCGACGATGCTCCGCATTCGCCGGGCGATCAACGAGGGACGCCTGAAATCACGGGCCAGCGGGATCCGCCTCCCCCTCTATATGGGGTTGCAGGGCGAGCCGGGGTATCCGCATGAGGGCGAGATCGATTTCGTCAACAACCAGCTCAACCCGACGACGGGGAGCATCCTGGTGCGCGGAGTGTTCGCCAATCCCAAGCCTCAAACCGGGGTGCGGCTCCTCTCGCCGGGCATGTTCGTCCGCATCCGGCTGCCGATCGGCCAGCCTCATCCCGCCGTGCTGGTGATCGATCGGGCGATCTCGTCGGATCAGGGAATCAAGTACGTATACGTCGTCGATGAGAAGAACGTCGCGCAGTATCGTAAGGTGACGACCGGCTCGCTTCAGGACGACGGCCTGCGGGTCATCACGTCGGGCCTGACCGCCGACGAATGGGTGGTCGTGGGAGGCTTGCAGCAGGTCCAACCCAAAACGGCTGTCAAACCCGAGCCGATGGCCATGCCCTCGCTCGATTCAACCGAGTCCGCCGAGAATCCGCCGTCCGCCGTCGAGGAGCCCGCCCCGTCGGAGAAAGCCAAGCCGGATCCGAAGGAGAAGGCCAAGCCAGCCCCGAAGGAGGAGGCTCGCGAGCCGGCGAGGTCGGGCGCGCAGGCGGGTCGTCCATGA
- a CDS encoding efflux RND transporter permease subunit: MISHFFIDRPIFATVLSIVITLAGALALWTLPVAQFPPITPPSIQVAINYPGASAQVVADTVAAPIEQQVNGVQGMLYMSSRMGNDGSYTLTVTFDIDVDLNTALVMVQNRVALAMPQLPTSVQNQGITIRKKTPDILMIINFFSPDRRYNDIQLSNFATISVKDELLRVPGVSDVAYLGLRDYSIRAWLDPQKLASKNMTAMEVANAVRSQNQAAAPGQTGQPPSHSGQSLQLPIHTLGRLTEPEEFGEIIVKVDRAAPRSLAMQSPSTPRTAGTGPTPASLSTAPEGPSLLATILQIESTSGSAVAGASSLGTPIVGPLPRLGAVGGSRTTSTASSSAAILPAGPTSVMPSGGATAPGGGATPGGGSAGGGGDTGGGATPGAGATGGNSAQPATGDQRIGGALGSTSGPSIGTTERNPSDAVVRLRDVARVELGAQNYNQSCIFDGQPSVGIALFQLPNTNALDVADQIKSKMRELRTRFPEGIEYAIPYDTTPFISESIAEVIHTLLEAVALVALVVLVFLQNWRAVLIPLVAVPVAIIGTFSVMAVLGFSLNTISLFGLVLAIGIVVDDAIVVVENVERWLAKGLSPRDAARQAMDEVTGPVVAVSLVLCAVFIPCAMISGITGRFFRQFAVTIAVSTLFSAFNSLTLSPALAAILLKGEGGRRDPLTWLLDTTLGWFFRLFNKAFGMGTSAYGWAVEKLLRGSFLVCLVYAGLLYVTFLTFSRAPTGFIPEQDQGRLIVNVQLPDSASLQRTNEVMAKLDKVTRETPGVAHVTAISGISFVQTANSSNFGSMFVILDPFDERQSPELTANGIMARLRKVWAKQIREAQVVAFGAPAIPGLSVAGGFRLMVEDRGGLGLPALQFQTDSLTKRLAALPGLVGLSNQFRSNTPQLFMAIDRTKVESLGVPLEDLNNTLQIYLGSLYVGNFNAFGRSWQVNLQADGQFRDRVEDVNLLQVRNKWGGMVPLGTLVDVRDIGGPVFLTRYNLSTAAPITGGVLPGLSTGEAIKAIDEQASHDLPLSMKTEWTELMFMQIKAGDTTLAVFSLAIACVFLALAALYESWSLPLAVILVVPLSLLCSVAGVLYTGNSVNIFVQIGLVVLVGLACKNAILIVEFALELNALGRSRFDATVEASRLRLRPILMTSLAFILGVVPLVLANGAGAEMRKSLGTAVFSGMLGVTIFGIFLTPVFYYVIKGLGESRLLSGAFMKRIGSPIAGGLLGAASGFLVAWLRSADEGRTMALGAAIGVLMGLMVLGLGRLRAGRPAALKASRAKLREADSEPRPGGRET; the protein is encoded by the coding sequence ATGATCTCGCATTTCTTCATCGATCGGCCGATCTTCGCGACCGTGCTGTCGATCGTGATCACCCTGGCGGGCGCGTTGGCCCTCTGGACGCTGCCCGTCGCGCAGTTCCCGCCGATCACGCCCCCCTCGATCCAGGTCGCGATCAACTACCCCGGGGCGAGCGCCCAGGTCGTCGCCGACACCGTCGCCGCCCCCATCGAGCAGCAGGTCAACGGCGTCCAGGGTATGTTGTACATGTCGTCGCGGATGGGCAACGACGGCTCGTACACCCTGACGGTCACGTTCGACATCGACGTCGACCTGAACACCGCGCTGGTCATGGTACAGAACCGGGTGGCGCTTGCGATGCCTCAGCTCCCCACCTCGGTCCAGAACCAGGGGATCACGATCCGCAAGAAGACGCCCGACATCCTGATGATCATCAACTTCTTCTCGCCCGACCGCCGCTACAACGACATCCAGCTCAGTAATTTCGCGACGATCTCCGTCAAGGACGAACTCTTGCGCGTGCCGGGGGTTTCAGACGTCGCCTACCTCGGACTTCGCGATTACAGCATTCGCGCCTGGCTCGATCCGCAAAAGCTCGCCTCGAAGAACATGACGGCGATGGAGGTCGCCAACGCGGTCCGCTCGCAGAACCAGGCCGCCGCCCCGGGCCAGACGGGCCAGCCCCCCTCGCACTCGGGGCAGTCGCTCCAGTTGCCGATTCACACCCTCGGCCGACTGACCGAGCCCGAGGAGTTCGGCGAGATTATCGTGAAGGTCGATCGGGCGGCCCCGCGCAGCCTGGCGATGCAGTCGCCCTCGACGCCGAGAACGGCGGGAACCGGCCCGACGCCCGCGAGCCTGTCGACCGCCCCCGAAGGCCCGTCGCTGCTGGCGACGATCTTGCAGATAGAATCCACGAGCGGCTCGGCAGTCGCCGGAGCGTCAAGCCTGGGGACGCCGATTGTCGGTCCGTTACCGCGGCTGGGCGCGGTGGGGGGCTCGCGAACGACCTCGACGGCGAGCAGCAGCGCGGCGATCCTGCCCGCCGGTCCGACGAGCGTGATGCCTTCGGGGGGCGCGACCGCCCCCGGCGGCGGCGCAACCCCTGGCGGAGGGAGCGCGGGGGGAGGAGGCGACACCGGCGGAGGCGCGACGCCCGGCGCGGGGGCGACCGGCGGTAATTCGGCCCAGCCTGCGACGGGCGACCAGCGCATCGGCGGGGCGCTCGGATCAACCAGCGGCCCGAGCATCGGCACGACCGAGCGCAACCCTTCCGACGCCGTCGTCCGGCTCCGCGACGTCGCCCGCGTCGAACTGGGAGCGCAGAACTACAACCAATCCTGCATCTTCGACGGCCAGCCGTCGGTGGGCATCGCCCTCTTCCAGTTGCCCAACACCAACGCCCTCGACGTCGCCGATCAGATCAAGAGCAAGATGCGCGAGCTGAGGACGCGGTTCCCCGAAGGGATCGAGTACGCGATCCCTTACGACACCACGCCGTTCATCAGCGAGTCGATCGCCGAGGTGATTCACACGCTGCTTGAGGCCGTCGCACTGGTCGCCCTGGTGGTCCTCGTCTTCCTGCAGAACTGGCGCGCGGTGTTGATCCCGCTGGTCGCGGTGCCGGTGGCGATCATCGGCACCTTCTCGGTGATGGCGGTGCTCGGATTCAGCCTCAACACGATCTCGCTGTTCGGGCTGGTGCTGGCGATCGGGATCGTGGTCGACGACGCGATCGTCGTCGTCGAGAACGTCGAGCGCTGGCTGGCCAAGGGCCTGTCGCCGCGCGACGCGGCGCGGCAGGCGATGGACGAGGTGACCGGCCCCGTGGTCGCCGTCTCGCTGGTCCTCTGCGCGGTGTTCATCCCGTGCGCCATGATCAGCGGCATCACGGGCCGCTTCTTCCGCCAGTTCGCGGTGACGATCGCCGTTTCGACGTTGTTCTCGGCGTTCAACTCGCTGACCCTCAGCCCGGCCCTGGCCGCGATCCTGCTCAAAGGCGAAGGAGGGCGGCGCGACCCCTTGACGTGGCTGCTCGACACGACGCTCGGCTGGTTCTTCCGGCTGTTTAACAAGGCTTTCGGGATGGGGACGTCGGCGTACGGCTGGGCGGTCGAGAAACTGCTGCGGGGCAGTTTTCTGGTCTGCCTGGTTTACGCGGGGTTGCTGTACGTGACCTTCCTGACGTTCAGCCGCGCGCCGACGGGTTTCATTCCCGAGCAGGACCAGGGTCGGCTGATCGTCAACGTTCAGTTGCCCGACTCGGCGTCGCTCCAGCGGACCAACGAGGTCATGGCGAAGCTCGACAAGGTGACCCGCGAGACGCCCGGCGTGGCGCACGTCACGGCGATCTCGGGGATCTCGTTCGTACAGACAGCGAACAGCTCGAACTTCGGATCGATGTTCGTGATCCTCGACCCGTTCGACGAGCGCCAGAGCCCCGAACTGACCGCCAACGGGATCATGGCGAGGCTCCGCAAGGTCTGGGCGAAGCAGATCCGCGAAGCGCAGGTGGTCGCCTTCGGAGCGCCGGCGATCCCCGGCCTGAGCGTCGCCGGCGGGTTCCGCTTGATGGTTGAAGACCGCGGCGGCCTCGGCTTGCCGGCGCTCCAGTTCCAAACCGACTCGCTGACCAAGCGGCTCGCCGCGCTCCCCGGCCTGGTCGGGCTGTCGAACCAGTTCCGATCGAACACGCCGCAACTGTTCATGGCGATCGACCGCACCAAGGTCGAGTCGCTCGGCGTCCCGCTCGAAGACCTCAACAACACGCTGCAAATCTATCTGGGCTCGCTCTACGTCGGCAACTTCAACGCGTTCGGCCGGTCGTGGCAGGTGAACCTTCAGGCCGACGGCCAGTTCCGCGACCGCGTCGAGGACGTCAATCTGCTTCAGGTCCGAAACAAGTGGGGGGGAATGGTTCCGCTTGGCACGCTCGTCGACGTCCGCGACATCGGCGGTCCGGTGTTCCTGACCCGATACAACCTCTCGACCGCCGCGCCGATCACCGGCGGCGTCCTGCCCGGCCTGAGCACCGGCGAGGCGATCAAGGCGATCGACGAACAGGCCTCCCACGACCTGCCGCTGTCGATGAAGACCGAGTGGACGGAACTCATGTTCATGCAGATCAAGGCCGGCGACACCACGCTGGCCGTCTTCTCGCTGGCGATCGCCTGCGTGTTCCTGGCGCTCGCGGCCCTGTATGAGAGTTGGTCGCTGCCGCTGGCGGTGATCCTCGTGGTCCCGCTCAGCCTGCTCTGCTCGGTGGCGGGCGTCTTATACACCGGCAATTCGGTGAACATTTTTGTGCAGATCGGCCTCGTGGTGCTCGTCGGGCTCGCGTGCAAGAATGCGATTCTGATCGTCGAGTTCGCGCTCGAGCTGAACGCTCTGGGCCGTTCGCGGTTCGACGCGACAGTGGAGGCGTCGCGGCTTCGGCTGCGGCCGATCCTGATGACCTCCTTGGCCTTCATTCTCGGCGTCGTGCCGCTCGTGCTCGCCAACGGCGCGGGGGCCGAGATGCGAAAGTCGCTGGGGACGGCCGTGTTCAGCGGCATGCTCGGCGTGACGATCTTCGGGATCTTCCTGACGCCCGTCTTTTACTACGTCATCAAGGGCCTGGGAGAGTCGCGACTCTTATCCGGGGCTTTCATGAAGCGGATAGGCTCGCCGATCGCCGGCGGGCTGCTGGGCGCGGCCAGCGGATTTCTGGTCGCATGGCTGAGATCCGCCGATGAGGGCCGGACGATGGCGCTTGGGGCCGCGATCGGGGTTTTGATGGGCTTGATGGTCCTGGGCCTGGGCCGGCTCCGCGCCGGTCGGCCGGCCGCGCTGAAGGCGTCGCGGGCGAAGCTCCGCGAGGCGGATTCGGAACCCCGACCGGGAGGGCGCGAGACGTGA
- a CDS encoding efflux RND transporter permease subunit: MISHFFIDRPIFASVLSIVFVLAGGVAVFTLPVAQYPDVAPPTVVVTALYPGANALTVQDTVAAPIEAQVSGVEGMMYMSSQCTNDGAYTLTVTFRLGVNSDMAQVLVQNRVSLALPVIPALVQSEGINVKKTSPSTMMIVNLISPDHRYDDIFLSNYATIYIRDELGRLPGVAGITYLGQRDYSLRAWLDPDKLAALNLTAGDVVKSISQQNLQVAAGQIGQQPVPRGQQFQLTINTLGRLTTPEEFADIILKAGTPYSQSQGAPSASGGASTSDSSSTNAAQAAGGQDGSNTPTNTRPPAIGVVRLRDVARVELGSQQYNQSCTLDGQPSVALSVFQLPGSNALETARGVYAKMEELKGRFPDGLEYQIVYDTTPFIRESVNEVFKTLRDAIILVAIVVLAFLQNWRATVIPLVAVPVAIIGTFAVMAGLGYSLNNLSLFGLVLAIGIVVDDAIVVVENVERWLEHGLEPREAARKAMDEVTGPVVAVALVLCAVFVPCAFLSGITGQFFRQFAVTIAVSTVISAFNSLTLSPALAAILLRPKGASRDPLTWLLDTTLGWFFRLFNGVFEAGTNFYVRIVAGLLRISFLTLLVYGGMLVATYWQFTKAPKGFIPQQDKGYFLLNVQLPDSASVERTSQVMAQIETMARETEGVAHTVGVSGQSLILNANSPNLGSMYVLLKEFHHRSGPGLSAGAIADALRERCRREILSAQVSVFGPPPVEGLGATGGMRMIVEDRANLGLGALQRVSDRIVARGNQTEGLTGLFNGSRAHTPWLYLDIDRTKCEVLGVAVSDLFSTLQVYLGSYYVNNFNEFGRTWQVNVQADQQFRERGRDIRALQVRNNQGRMIRLGTLLDVRNTSGPVVLLRYNMYSAAAITGDVAPGASSGQAIELLQQIAEEELPRSMAYDWTELTYLQLQAGGTAIGVLALSVVFVFLVLAAQYESWSLPLAVILVVPTCLLCSIVGIGFASMDVNIFTQIGFVVLIGLAGKNAILIVEFAKLQQESGVDARQAALEASRLRLRPILMTSFAFIFGVVPLVLSTGAGAEMRQALGLAVFSGMLGVTVFGVFLTPVFFYVIRRHRRAEPTTEAADLIPPDAHDGASQES; this comes from the coding sequence GTGATCTCCCACTTCTTCATCGACCGTCCGATCTTCGCGAGCGTTCTGTCGATCGTCTTCGTCCTGGCGGGCGGGGTCGCGGTCTTCACGCTGCCGGTCGCCCAGTATCCCGACGTCGCGCCGCCGACCGTCGTCGTGACGGCGCTCTATCCCGGCGCCAACGCCCTGACGGTTCAAGACACCGTCGCCGCGCCGATCGAGGCGCAGGTCAGCGGCGTCGAGGGCATGATGTACATGTCTTCGCAGTGCACCAACGACGGCGCGTACACGTTGACCGTGACCTTTCGTCTGGGCGTCAATTCCGACATGGCCCAGGTGCTGGTTCAGAACCGCGTCTCGCTGGCGCTCCCGGTGATCCCGGCGCTCGTGCAGAGCGAGGGCATCAACGTCAAGAAGACGTCGCCCAGCACGATGATGATCGTCAACCTGATCTCGCCCGACCATCGCTACGACGACATATTCTTGAGCAACTACGCCACGATCTACATCCGCGACGAGCTGGGCCGCCTGCCCGGCGTGGCGGGCATCACCTACCTCGGCCAGCGCGATTACAGCCTTCGCGCCTGGCTCGATCCGGACAAGCTGGCGGCGCTCAACCTGACCGCCGGCGACGTGGTGAAGTCGATCAGCCAGCAGAACCTCCAGGTCGCGGCCGGCCAGATCGGCCAGCAGCCGGTGCCGCGCGGCCAGCAGTTCCAGCTCACCATCAACACCCTCGGGCGGCTCACCACCCCCGAGGAGTTCGCCGACATCATCCTCAAGGCCGGCACGCCCTACTCGCAATCACAAGGCGCCCCCAGCGCGTCGGGAGGGGCGAGCACTTCGGACTCGTCGTCGACCAATGCAGCCCAGGCGGCGGGCGGCCAGGACGGATCGAATACGCCGACCAACACCCGGCCGCCGGCTATCGGCGTCGTTCGGCTCCGCGACGTCGCTCGCGTCGAGCTGGGCTCGCAACAGTACAACCAGTCCTGCACCCTCGACGGCCAGCCGTCGGTGGCGCTCTCGGTGTTCCAGCTCCCGGGCTCGAACGCGCTCGAGACGGCGCGCGGCGTCTACGCCAAGATGGAGGAGTTGAAGGGCCGGTTCCCCGACGGGCTCGAATACCAGATCGTCTACGACACGACGCCGTTCATCCGCGAGTCGGTGAACGAGGTGTTCAAGACGCTTCGCGACGCCATCATCCTGGTGGCGATCGTGGTCCTCGCGTTCCTCCAGAACTGGCGCGCGACGGTGATTCCGCTGGTGGCGGTGCCGGTAGCGATCATCGGCACGTTCGCGGTCATGGCGGGGCTCGGCTACTCGCTCAACAACCTGTCGCTGTTCGGGCTGGTGCTGGCGATCGGGATCGTGGTCGACGACGCCATCGTGGTCGTCGAGAACGTCGAACGCTGGCTTGAGCACGGCCTGGAGCCACGTGAGGCCGCGCGTAAGGCGATGGACGAAGTGACCGGCCCGGTCGTCGCCGTGGCCCTAGTGCTGTGCGCGGTGTTCGTCCCGTGTGCGTTCCTGAGCGGGATCACCGGGCAGTTCTTCCGCCAGTTCGCGGTGACCATCGCCGTCTCAACGGTGATCTCGGCGTTCAACTCGCTGACCCTCAGCCCCGCCCTGGCCGCCATCCTGCTCCGCCCCAAAGGCGCGAGCCGCGACCCACTAACGTGGCTGCTCGACACGACGCTCGGCTGGTTCTTCCGGCTGTTCAACGGCGTGTTCGAGGCCGGCACCAACTTCTACGTGCGAATCGTCGCGGGCTTGTTACGGATCAGCTTCCTGACCTTGCTCGTCTATGGCGGGATGCTCGTCGCGACCTACTGGCAGTTCACGAAGGCGCCGAAGGGGTTCATCCCGCAGCAGGACAAGGGGTACTTCCTGCTCAACGTCCAGCTCCCCGACTCCGCGTCGGTCGAGCGGACCAGTCAAGTCATGGCGCAGATCGAGACGATGGCCCGCGAGACCGAGGGGGTCGCGCACACGGTGGGGGTCTCGGGGCAGTCGCTGATCCTCAACGCCAACTCGCCGAACCTCGGCTCCATGTACGTCTTGCTCAAGGAGTTTCACCATCGGAGTGGGCCGGGGCTGTCGGCCGGCGCGATCGCCGACGCGCTCCGCGAGCGGTGTCGGCGCGAGATCCTCTCGGCGCAGGTTTCGGTCTTCGGTCCGCCGCCGGTCGAGGGCCTCGGCGCGACGGGTGGGATGCGGATGATCGTCGAGGATCGCGCCAACCTCGGCCTTGGCGCATTGCAGCGGGTCAGCGACCGCATCGTCGCCCGGGGCAATCAGACGGAGGGATTGACGGGCCTGTTCAACGGCTCGCGAGCCCACACGCCCTGGCTCTACCTCGATATCGACCGCACCAAGTGCGAGGTGCTCGGCGTCGCGGTCAGCGACCTGTTCAGCACGCTGCAGGTCTACCTCGGCTCGTACTACGTCAACAACTTCAACGAGTTCGGCCGGACGTGGCAGGTGAACGTTCAGGCCGACCAGCAGTTCCGCGAGCGCGGGCGCGACATCCGCGCACTTCAAGTCCGCAACAACCAGGGACGGATGATCCGCCTGGGAACGCTGCTTGACGTCCGCAACACCAGCGGGCCGGTCGTCTTGCTGCGGTACAACATGTACTCGGCCGCCGCCATCACCGGCGACGTCGCACCCGGCGCCAGCTCGGGGCAGGCGATCGAGCTGCTCCAGCAGATCGCCGAGGAAGAACTCCCCCGTTCGATGGCCTACGACTGGACCGAGCTGACCTACCTCCAGCTCCAGGCCGGCGGGACCGCCATCGGCGTCCTCGCGCTCTCGGTCGTGTTCGTGTTTTTGGTCCTGGCGGCGCAATACGAAAGCTGGTCGCTCCCCCTGGCGGTGATCCTCGTCGTGCCGACGTGCTTGCTCTGCTCGATCGTCGGGATCGGGTTCGCATCGATGGACGTCAACATCTTCACGCAGATCGGCTTCGTCGTCCTCATCGGCCTGGCCGGGAAGAACGCGATTCTGATCGTCGAGTTCGCCAAGCTCCAGCAGGAGTCGGGCGTCGACGCCCGCCAGGCCGCGCTCGAAGCCTCGCGGCTGCGCCTGCGGCCGATCTTGATGACTTCGTTCGCGTTCATCTTCGGCGTCGTCCCGCTCGTCCTCTCGACCGGAGCCGGAGCCGAGATGCGCCAGGCGCTCGGCCTGGCGGTCTTCAGCGGCATGCTCGGAGTCACCGTCTTCGGCGTCTTCCTCACCCCGGTGTTCTTCTACGTGATCCGCCGTCACCGGCGCGCCGAACCGACGACCGAAGCAGCCGACCTGATTCCCCCCGACGCCCACGACGGCGCCTCGCAGGAATCGTGA
- a CDS encoding putative quinol monooxygenase, with protein MVGGLKVILVKAGHEQEFERLFGELRETMREREPGCLLYALLRSQTNSRSYIVQEQYRDQASLDAHETSEHGKIYFPKIRAVLESITVEYFDVVIS; from the coding sequence ATGGTCGGTGGGCTCAAGGTGATTCTGGTCAAGGCGGGGCATGAACAGGAATTCGAGAGGCTATTCGGCGAATTGCGCGAGACGATGCGGGAGCGTGAGCCGGGTTGCCTGCTCTACGCGTTGCTCAGGTCCCAAACGAACTCGCGGTCTTACATCGTCCAAGAACAATATCGCGATCAGGCTTCCCTGGACGCGCATGAGACCTCGGAGCATGGCAAAATCTACTTTCCCAAGATTCGAGCCGTCCTGGAAAGTATCACGGTCGAATATTTCGATGTCGTGATATCGTGA